The genomic window CGGCGCATTCTGCTGCGCTACCCGGATTTGGCGGTGGAAGAGATGGTGGCACGGGAGCCAGAAGTGGAGGCGGGGCCAACGGAGGCCGAACAGCTGCGCAAGATTATGGATGACGCCATGAACCTGTGGCGCGAGATTGGGAATCCGATGCTGTTGGCTGCGGCAAAAGAGTTGCAACAAGGACTTGATGGCCTCAAGCCCGCAGAGGCCCGCCCATGAACCGCAAGCAGCGCCGGGCTTCTGGGACGCCCAGTTACGTGCCCGGCCCCCCGTCCGGTGAGGCCCGTGATCTCCGGATCGTATATGGGGCAGGCTGCACCTACTGGGGCGACATCTACAGCATTCAGACGCTGCCGTTGGGCGGCCACCGGATGCCTGCCTGCCCCCATTGCCGCGGCATGCTGTATGAGCAGGAGAGCGAAGCCGCGTGGATGGAGCGCGTGACCGCTTTCGCAGAGCAAACGAACGATTCCCAATACGTGGCGTTCATGCGCTGGAACAAGGGCCGCGCGTGTCTGAGCTTGCGTCCAGAGCAAGGCGGCGATACTGCCTTTGAACGTCTGCGGGCGCAGTTTGATGCCGAGGCCCGCTCGTGAGCCGCCCCAGCGCCTATTTAGCTGGCCCGATTGCCGGTTGCTCCTACGCTGGGGCCACCGACTGGCGCCTGGCTGCCCAGTCTGACCTGGCGCGGCTGGGCATCACGGCCTACTCGCCCCTGCGCTGCAAAACCCACCTCAGCGGCGTGGCGGTGCTCGACAGCGGCCACAACCCAGAGCATCCCCTGTGCTCCCCGCAGGCCATCTTTGCCCGCGACCGCTTTGACGTCGAGCGCGTGGACGCCCTGTTCGTCAACCTGCTGGGAGCCACCCACGTCAGTATCGGCACGGTCATGGAGATCGCGTGGGCGCACGTCTGGCGCAAGCCCGTTGTCGTGGTCATGGAGCCGAGCGGCAACGTGCACGACGGACACGCCATGTTGATGCAGTGCTGGGGCTTCCGCGCCGAAACCGTGGAGACAGGCCTGGAGTTGTTGGCCGCCATCTTGTTGCCGGATGCCCAGCGAGAATCTGAGCCGATTGAACCAGCTCCAGCTTTGCCCGAACTCGTGGAACCTGCCCAGCGGTATGCCGAGCGCAACGGCGTCATGCTGCCCGTTTTGGTCGTGACCCCGCAGGAATTCAAGGCCTTGCTGGAGTACAGCCACACGATCCCTACTGGGAAGGTCATCGGCAAGCGGTGGAAGGCCTATCAGCGGAAGTACAAAAACGATCCCGCAGAGGTAGCCGACCTCAACAATTGGGCCATTGGCGAGTACACCCGTGAGTCGGAGACCCATCCCGGCATGATCGACATGACCTGGTACGCGCCGGAATATTCCGCCGAGGCCAGCGCATGACCATACAAACGGTGGAGTTGAATCGGCCTGACGATAGCAAGACGGTCACACGGCAGTGCGGCAAATGCGAAGTGACTTGGACAGGCACAGACCAGCACTTTGCGCTTGAAGGCTGGGGCCTGTTGCGCCGCCGCCTACTTTGCCCTCTCTGCCTGCCCAAGAAATATAGGAGCAACAGATGACTGACCCAACGCTGAGCACAGAGCAGATTCAGGCCCTGCTGGACAAATCCAGGGGTAGCCACTGGTACTTCCAGCTGGGCTGGGGCATCCAGTATTCGAACGAGGGTGGTCTGGGCCTGTTGGTTCCCGATGGGCATGAGGGCGCGGCCACAGTTGCGGAGATGGATTTAATGGCGGCCTCGCAGCAGATTGCCCGCCAGTACGTTGCCGTCGTGCCTGAGCGTGACGCCCTGCGGGCCGCGTTGACTGAGCTGGTCGAACTCAAGACCCTGAAAGACCGTCTAGGGCATGGCGATTTCTTGGAGTACCAGAACCGCAAACCCACTGCGTGGGCGCGGGCACAAGCTCTGGTGGGGCTAGGGAGCGAAGGGTGAGCGACCGTCAGAACGTCACCGACAGAGAGACTGCACAAGTCCTAAATGAAACTCAGCAGGATTCTGTGCGCTGGATGGGTACGGAGCAGGTTGTATGCGTCGTTAAATCCCTGCAAGCGGAGCGAGACCAGGCGCAGGCGGAAGTACTGAGGCTGCGAGAAGCCGTACAGGCTGCCATTCAATGCGAACAGGATGTTCTAGACGTGTATGGACGCTCTGCACCCCTACAGCTGTTGGATTTAGCCGTTGCAGACCTAAAGCGCGACAGCTTACCGAAACTTAGAGCCGCTCT from Deinococcus sp. QL22 includes these protein-coding regions:
- a CDS encoding nucleoside 2-deoxyribosyltransferase domain-containing protein; translated protein: MSRPSAYLAGPIAGCSYAGATDWRLAAQSDLARLGITAYSPLRCKTHLSGVAVLDSGHNPEHPLCSPQAIFARDRFDVERVDALFVNLLGATHVSIGTVMEIAWAHVWRKPVVVVMEPSGNVHDGHAMLMQCWGFRAETVETGLELLAAILLPDAQRESEPIEPAPALPELVEPAQRYAERNGVMLPVLVVTPQEFKALLEYSHTIPTGKVIGKRWKAYQRKYKNDPAEVADLNNWAIGEYTRESETHPGMIDMTWYAPEYSAEASA